The Cryptococcus gattii WM276 chromosome D, complete sequence region TTGACTTGGGGCAAGGTAGCGGAGCATGGCGGGCTTGCCAAAACGGAGTTCTGGGCTAAGATTTCAGTTCAAGGTTTACTCCTAAATATCACCTTTGGCATTGACAAGGTCTTAGGTTACCATGCTGAAGAGATTCTGGGTAAAAGCTTATTTTCACTTTTGCCTGGTGGTCAAAATACCCCTCCATCTGGTGAAGATCCCAATAATATCTATGCTTCAGCTCCCAACATCGCTTCTGTCGCCAAGGCAATATATCAAACCATACATGACAGTACCCACCAGGGTGCATTGTCTATTCAGCAAAAGATGGTTCATCGTTCCGGTCAGCATGTCGACATGATTCTGGTCTTTTATGCTCCAGGACAAGCTAAAGACAAGCAAGCCCCTGCTTACTCTAGTGGTGATAAATCGGCGTCAGCCAATTTTATTGGCACAGTTAATGGAGTTTCGACCAACCCTGTCAAGATTACCGACATTTTCGTCCAGGTCAAATTGCTATCAGCCTCCCTTCCGGTACAACGTTCGATCCAGCCTCCGTCAGTCGCTTCACTCACTCAGGCCCGCCCCCTCATCCATCTACCCAACGACAATATTTTCGAAGAGCTGGAGACTGAGAGAAACTCTTCTTGGCAATATGAACTTCATcagatgaagatgacaaACAGGAGGTTGAGAGATAATATTGCGGCTctcaaggagaagagggctgggaaagcaaagaagagaaagtTCAATATCGTGGATGAGGGTTCAGAGAACCAATCAGAAATCATTGATACGAGCTTGAGCTCGGAAATAGGGGATATTGGATTTTGATGTGTGGTTGAGAGACAAGCCTACTACTAGTTGCATGATTTGCTATATCTTACAGTTTGTTGTACTAAGTCGTTGCAGACTTTCAATTTTGCATAGTTCAGTGCTTAAACAGAAGCATGaatgtaatgtaatgtaTGATACTTGTTTTTGGTCTTAATTTACAAGATGGTGCATCATTAAGATCATTATGTTCATGATGATCTCACTGTGACAAATTCTCTAGGTATGGAAAAATACTGTATGAAGatctcttccctcttctaTCATTGCCTATGTTATTCTAGTGTTTACGCCATGAGATTTCTTTTGGATTTTTCCTTGATAGGGCTTGAACGCTTCGAGCCAAgcttttctttttctttctctcgCGCACTAGGACTATCGGCTGCTTTACGCATGAATTGCAAGGCCACAAATGGGCTTCCAACACCTGATGGGAGAGTCACAGAGGGTGAAAGGGGTGATGTACTTGAGAAGGTCGCATTCCGTCCTGTGGAGCTGGGAGTGCGAGGAGTAGAAGGCACAGACTCCAAATTATCTTGGGCTTTTTGTGGGGATAGAGATTGTCTTGGCGACTCCAGAAAGGGAACAGCTCGATGCAAGGGAGTTGTGCGATTATATTCGATGTGCATCGCCGGCTTTGAATCCGTCAATCTATCTTTTGGAAGCGATGACAGAGCAGAGTGGGATGGGAATGAAGCTGAGGTTATTGGAACTGGCGAACTCACATTAAAAAGGGAGATGGCTGACGAGCAGGAACGATGAAGGCTTGGCGCAGCAGTTGTTGGTTGAGGGAAACTATCCATCATTTCGGTGAAATGGTCGAGCAGATACCTAGTAACAAAAGTGAGAGTTGTGGTCAAAGGTACTAACGGCGATACTTACTTTGATAGCTCAACCCACCCTCCTCCAACTCGGACCATTACGGTCCTTGACCTCAGAATTCTACAAAAGCACAACTTTGCCCTTCCTTCAAACCCAATCCAATACTGTCCTGACAAATCTTGCCATTCGGAATTGCTTCCTAAGATGCCCTGGTTCACCGGACGTATTGGGATATCGATCTGGAAATGATGGTTGTTCAGTTGTTGTCCTCACATTACCAGATACGCCACTCACGTCAAGCTTATTGATGACTTTTCCTATAGCTACATCAAGCTTGCTTCTAGAATTGGGAACGTACTCCTTCACTTTCGACTGAGCTGAAGGTACCAGATGTCTAGTCCTTTTCAGTTTTGGTATGGCCTTAGCAGACTGCGGTGTAGCTACTGACGGGGAAACTATAGACGAAGCATTTGATAGTCTTGCTCGTCGAGGTATGGATGACTTGCGAGCACGAAGGTCGGAATCTGGTAACGTAGGAATGGCACTGGGTGTGGAGTCAGAACTGGGGGAAGCTCGGTGTCGATGGAGATTTGCAATGCTCTGTGACTTGTTTTCTAGCACATAGGTAGGCGTATCCGATACTACGCGATGCCCATTGTTCCATTGACTTGCGAATATATTAGAAGATAGGCGACGAGGTGTACGTTGCGGACTGGATGTTGAACGGGTTGAGGGTTTGAGCAAAGAGTTGGGTAGTCGGGGAAGTTTTGAGACTGATGGAGTCGGGTTAAAAGAATTAACGGTCGATACGAAGGACAGTTCGCTCTCTGATCTTGAAATCTCAGATACAGCATCCTGAACGCATTCCTCCTTCAATTTTTCAGGATGTAGACATTCTTCCACCAAGATCTCAAGGTCTTTCTTTGTATCTGTTAAACGCTTCACTTCTCTGCGCACTCTGCTATCGTCGTTCACAGGCACAGAGCACTCCAGAACATAGTCAAGAGCTTGTTTAGCGTCTCGTGCAGCTTCCTCTAGTAGTTCTTTTTGCTCAGCATAATGGTCAATCTTGTCAAGCAACTGGCTATGCGCATCGTCACAAGCTTCAATAGCACCATCGACTTGTACCAGCCGTTCAAGTCGAGGGATCAAAAGTTCCCGTGATGTTAAGGATTGTTTGAGGTTTTTGGCATCTGATAAAATGACATGCGAAGACGAATCGACAAGTGACTGGGCGCTGCCGGATATATCGCCCAAGATTTTAGTCATACGTTCCGCTGTCTTTTGGGTAGGAAGATGCCGGGATGTGAGAGTCCATGTAGGTTTCGATATGATGGGATGCACAATTTCTTCGACCTGCAGATTATCCAATTGCTTGCGCAGCCGCTCCAAAAGATCAAGATCATTGTTTGGAGTCTCCAAGATGCTTGACGAGATGTCATCAGCAACCACACAAGGTTCAAGGACATCGGGAGTATTTGTCGGAGGTATAGGAGTATCAGGAATTACTTGCTGTTGATTAGCTGTGACCTCTGTTTGGTACCTGATCTTGACCAAAAGAGCTTCTCCTGTCGCTACAATATCCCCAGCCTTTCCCAACGCATTTTCTACGGCATCTTTGGATATCCTTTTAGAAATCTCCCATCTTTCACAATTATCTTGgcttccttcctccaccCTCCATCTCGGCAAAGCGTTGAATATGtcctccatcctctccagCTGTGCACGCAAAATTCTCTTATGCTCGGCGGTGTATTCCTTGAATGATACAAGAATGTCTTCTACCTCTTGTGCTGTGACCTGCGCAAGATCGTGAGAGACAGGCTGGGCATCAATTCGATCGGCTATATCATCGAGAGTGCTCCCTGTCTTTTCGCAGAAATCTAGCCATGAAGATATACCCTTTCCCAAACCCGTTGTCCCTTCCTGGTATCGGTATTCCCACATACCAAGTATAGCCGACCGACAGACGGACTTGCAATGTGCGATATGGGACCCCACAGCCAGAACTTGGTCATTAACTGCTGCTTTGGCTGAGCGGTCAACGGATGCCAAGTCAAGGTCGGCCGAGTTGGCGCCATCGATGTTCACTCCGTGGGCGGATGTTTGTTGAGGAGTGTTGGAGCGGGATATAGGAGGGGTCATGGGTGGAgcagaggatgaagaggcaAGTGTGAGGTGAGGTGGCACGGCAGCTATAGTGTCCAAGTCGTTTGATGAGGGAGGTTCGTTGGTTCCAGATGCAAGGAAAGGGATGCGCTGTGACAACTTGGATTCCCATGAATTTGCCCCTTTTTCCAGTTCTTCAATCTTTGCTAACAGACTGCCGAAAACTTCACTGGCATCTTCTCGCTGTGCCGTCTGTTGGGCTTCTTCCCGGATGATAATCACGTCCGCGATCATCTTCTCTGCCTCTGCTTCCACATTTTCAACGATAGTGGTTTGATTCTGTACTCGTTCCAGGAGATCCATGGATCTAGACAGCTGGGGAGGCAGATCTGTTACGTCTGATATAGCGGATAAAAGTTGTTGACGGAGACTTAGTAATTGACGTTGGTGAATTTTAATTAAACTTTCAAAAGAGGAAAACGGGCCCATGACTTGCTTTTCAATGCGAGAAACAAGTTGAGCTACAGTGTGCTTCAACTCGCCATGATCCTTTTGGATGGCTTGAGCAGACGGATAGGCAGTTTTCTGGATGAGATTTTCCAACTGCCTTTGAATGGACAGACCCTCATTGCGAATGGACAATGCACTTATGAAAGCTTGCTGTGCCCGGCCAAGGATCTCAATATCCTCTTTTGCAATTTGTACGGCCGTCAACGTCTGTTGCCTCAGTTCAAGCAATTTGCTCGCATCCATATCTACTTGATCAGCCAGATCATCGTTGACGAAATCAGTTTCCCACCCTGCTTGTTCTCGGATTGATCGAGGAGGCGTCTTAAGCAGGTTTCGGTATTGTAATGCCAAAAAGGTGGAGCGATTGCAGACCGACTCCGATTGCTCGATGTACTGGAACGCTACGGCTGATTTCGAGGGTATAGCTTTGATCCACTGCTCAAAGTTGCCGTCCAGACAGTGTTGGCTGGACATATCAGGCCGTTCACTCATATCCTCGCCCCTTTCAAGAAAATTTAGCAGCTGCCGTATATCCCCTTCAAGCTCTTTAATCTCTGAATGTTTGTCCAGGACCTTTTCCCGGATGTTCAACAGACGCATATACCAGTCCAccccttctttcccctttttgATAACATCAGAAGCATTCGTATGAGCTTTGACCAAAGCGTCCTTGGCGTGCTGAATGTACTCGTCGTTTTCAGGGTAAGCAGGGTAGGATGGTCGAGAAAATGAGTCTGTGATTGGGGGTGGGAGGCATGATTGAGCACTTTCGAGTAAGTCGGAAAGGTGTCGATCTTGTTTGCTAGTGGATAATTTTGATAGAACCTGATATAGGTTGTCAAAAAGTTCTAGGGCCAGTTGATGAGCTTgcaaagaggaagagtaATGGGCTTCAAATCTAGTAAAACACACATCAATTAGTTAACCAGACATGTGCAGCGCACGACATACAGTTTCCAATGCTCTTCAAGCTCTCCACACCACGTCACCCTCCTACCCAACTCTTCAACCGAAGCGTCAAGTTCATCCTGCAGGTCCAATAACTGATCGGGCACAACACCTCCCTCCTGCCTCTCACTTCCTGTACAAGGACCATTCACATCACCTAAATTTTGTAGATGCGACGCGACGTCTATCATGCGATCAAGGATGGCTCCGCTACGAGCCAGCTGGGTAGAGGTAATGTTCTTATGACGTATCCGCAAGTTGACAAGTTGtgaatgaaggagaggaaTATGCAGAGACCTGTCAGGTGTACCAAAATGTCTGGAAGGAGACGGTGTTTGTACAGAGCTTTCGGATGGTTCTTTACGCTGAGCAGAACTTTCAAGATGAGAAGATGCAAGCTCGAATGCAAGCGAATCTACACTTGGCAGGCTAGATTTGGGTGGCACAGGAGCTTCAGGTGCTAATCCTCCATGAGAACTTGAAGATCTTGGAAGATTCCGTGATGAACCGCGAGATGTCACGTCAACTTCTGCAGGCGACCATCTACCTTTGTCTCTAACCATAGAGTCTACTTCTTGTGACAGCCCTTTTGATTCACTCATCACCTGCCACCGAGCCTGATCCCACTGGAGCCGAAGCATTACCAAATCGAGGATGCGACCACGCCGCCGTAACAGAGACAAGATACGGTCTATCAAGACGATAAGATCCAGAGTGATGGACACGAGGTGTGTCGATGGTGGTGTCAGGGGAAGTAATGTAGCGGCTGACTCTCTTGTCAGCTGAAAGAGGCGAATCAGTACCTGGATATGTCTCACTTCGAGTCATCGttttcatcctctccaGATCTCCACCGTCAAACTCTAGTACTTGctcctcaacctcatcTCTTTCGTGTTTCCAAGCCTTCACTTGGTCCTGATTGGGCAGTTGCCATTGAGAAGTTGCTTCGCCGAGCCGCAGAAATTGCAAGCCGCAATCATTGGCATTTTCTGGTACTTGTTCAAGCACTGGATGAATAAAAGGATAGACGGGAGGGATGTGCTCAAGGGACTAGACGAGTGTAAGCGTTATAAGAGAAAATAACATAAACTCACGTGTAATTTATGTTCAAACCATATTCTTTTGTCGAGAAACGCTGTGAGCTGCTGTGCTTCTTGGGGAGTGAGGTCTCTGAGGTGATCTGTGGTGTGCAGAAGATGGGGCTTCATGTGGACGCTGTGGTATACTGTACGAATGGTCCAGTGATGGatttgttgttgttgtaCGGGGTCACGTGACTCCAGATGGCCGATGGACGGGAGTGATGCCGAAAGCGTTCGCGAGGAGCTGCTATCGTCCTCCGTTCTGCTTTTTTACATGGGGGCTGCTCTATTCACTGCTTGTTCTCCATAGCACCGTCATGCTCTCCCTTTCAAGGCTTAAACGCATGCCCGCATCAATAACAAAGACACTACCATTCATAACAACGACAACGGTATCCACATCCCGCATTCCAACCTTATCTTTCTCTCACCTTTCCCGGCCCCCTTATTCACTCTATTCTCCTCGCTTCAAATCTACCATATCGCAcggaaagggaaagaatAAGGCTCGCAATCATTATGCCCCTTCGCTCTCTTCATCAAACCCTTTGTCAACTTTGCAACTTCTCAACCATGCTCGGTACCGCATCGCCGAGAATCACGTTCTTCCTCGATCGTTCCACGCTTCTGCTAGACGCGATGCTATACCTCTAATACCGGTTGGAATATCTGTCGTGAAGGTATGTTGCCTCATCCCATTTATTTACTATGTTGCTAACGTGTACGTGTTAGGGAGCCTCCGTCTTAACCGCTGCCACTGCCTTCTCTCGCATTgtcatctccttccttcccatAGGTACAATCGCAGCCTTCAAGATGATCCGTCTAGGAAGATGGATAGAGTCCGGCGTGGAATGTCCAACAGTGAGCCCTCAAGCGGAAGAATTTTTCAAAATGTGGTGTGAAGGGGAAAAGAGCATCAAACTAAAACCTGAAGAGGCAAATGCGTTAGTCGAATCTCAACCAGACAATCATGGTGGCTTGACTCTACCAGACGGACGCGTTGCCTACTCAATGCCTCTTCCGCCTTCAAAATTTCGACATTCGTCCCATCAAGACCCGGATATCCGTTTTGACGTCACTCCCAAAATGCTTATGGAGCATTTCCGGGGCAATCGACGGAAGGTAGCTTTTGTCATTCGCCGGAGATACTATATTattcctcctcttccatcttctgCTGAAGCCTACTACAACAGCCTTGAATCAAAGCAGCAGGCAGAAATTGATTCCCTCAGACGATACTGGCTTGGTTTAAAAACTTTCAAGGATTGCTTTAAGTGGGGTCGTTGGTTTATCGCTACTGTCTTTCTCCTGCCATTTCTCTTAATCTGTGGTGCATACATTGCCGGTCTGGAAAGAGTACCTCTTACCGGCAGATGGAGACTGATCTTGCTCACaccagaagaagaggatgcGATTTCGACCAGCCTTGCCGGTGGGAATTGGTACCGCAGTGTCATCAACCTTCTCACTACTCCCGAACGCCCCGCCCCACCTATATTACCCACTGATGACTGGCGATGGGCTTGGGCTCAAAGCGTCCTTACACGGCTAGAAACTGCGGCTCTTATCGAATGCCAATTGATCCCTCCAGAGCAAAAACCTCATAAAGAATACGACTCACCCCTTCCCTTACCGCCGCCTATCTATCATCCATTCAAACCTCGCCCTCGCGcttcctctctccttcacTCTGTTCTTCCAGGTGGTGAGCCCAATACTGGTCGTGAGCATCTTGAAGTGGGACCACCGTATAACATCATGTTGCTGCAAAAAGACGAGCAAAATGCGTTTTCGTATGGGTTTGGCGGTAAGAAGGCTGGTGGCATCGTCGTCTACACGGGGTTATTAGACGAAATTCTTCGTCATTCTTCTCCAGCATCCCAACGCACTCCTCAAATAGAAACGCCTCAATTAGGGTTTCTTTCCGGTTTATTCTCTACTTCTCGCACTTCCAATCAGGATAAGCAACATCATATTCAGCCCACAGAAGAACAAAACCTCCATCTTGCTTGTATCTTGGCGCACGAAATGGGTCATTTATTACTGAGCCACCACCTTGAGACATTGTCTCAACAACAGGTTCTCTGGCCTAGTGTACTGGGGTTTAGTATGGACCTTATCCGAGCTTTTATCTGGCCTTTGACGTAAGTTGAAATTTTTAGTGAATGTCACAGGGGCTAAAACATGATCTTCATAGTGTGTTCCTTGGGCCAACAGTCAACGATGCTTTGGCCAATATGGGGAGAACTAGCTCGGAAGAATTGGCGGATAAGTATGGAGAGATTGGATTCCAGTGGAAACACGAGTATGAAGCGGATCTTGCTGGTTTACGGTGAGTATCTTGTCATAAATCTTTGTTCTCAAAACGCGGTGCTTTCCGGGCGACTGACATTTCAAAGGATACTCGCACGAGCAGGTTATGACCCTCGCGCAGCCGTCAGTCATTTCCAAAGTTCCGTCGCGGGTTTACACGAGATCCAACCCGATGATAAGGCCGATAATAATACCTTTACTGGTGCCGCGTTCAAGCTTTGGACCAAGGCGACGCATCCTTCAGCCGAGCAAAGGACGGATGCGATCCGAAAGGAGATTGATAgatggcaagaagaagcaaagaaaACGACGCAAAAGTGATCGGCGTGGGTTTGGTGACTTGCTGTTGTGGCTAAAAGGATAATAGATAACTTTCCGACCTGTCAGCAGCCGAAAGTTGTGAGATGTTTGGATCTCGTGGTTTTCGGGTTTTGGTTCAGCAAAGGTTCATTTGGACCAAGGCACAACGTTAGTGTCTTTTGTTGTTGTTTATATGGAATATAACTGTCAGGTTTTCCATGCATCCTCTCTCAGATGATGGTCAAGTATCGCTGAAcgaaaagaaaagaaaaaacaGCGGCGCTTACCCATGTCATCGCCGttcttccatctttctCATCATGAAACAAGGGTTTAGA contains the following coding sequences:
- a CDS encoding uncharacterized protein (Similar to SGTC gene model, INSD accession EAL18979.1), with protein sequence MKPHLLHTTDHLRDLTPQEAQQLTAFLDKRIWFEHKLHSLEHIPPVYPFIHPVLEQVPENANDCGLQFLRLGEATSQWQLPNQDQVKAWKHERDEVEEQVLEFDGGDLERMKTMTRTATLLPLTPPSTHLVSITLDLIVLIDRILSLLRRRGRILDLVMLRLQWDQARWQVMSESKGLSQEVDSMVRDKGRWSPAEVDVTSRGSSRNLPRSSSSHGGLAPEAPVPPKSSLPSVDSLAFELASSHLESSAQRKEPSESSVQTPSPSRHFGTPDRSLHIPLLHSQLVNLRIRHKNITSTQLARSGAILDRMIDVASHLQNLGDVNGPCTGSERQEGGVVPDQLLDLQDELDASVEELGRRVTWCGELEEHWKLFEAHYSSSLQAHQLALELFDNLYQVLSKLSTSKQDRHLSDLLESAQSCLPPPITDSFSRPSYPAYPENDEYIQHAKDALVKAHTNASDVIKKGKEGVDWYMRLLNIREKVLDKHSEIKELEGDIRQLLNFLERGEDMSERPDMSSQHCLDGNFEQWIKAIPSKSAVAFQYIEQSESVCNRSTFLALQYRNLLKTPPRSIREQAGWETDFVNDDLADQVDMDASKLLELRQQTLTAVQIAKEDIEILGRAQQAFISALSIRNEGLSIQRQLENLIQKTAYPSAQAIQKDHGELKHTVAQLVSRIEKQVMGPFSSFESLIKIHQRQLLSLRQQLLSAISDVTDLPPQLSRSMDLLERVQNQTTIVENVEAEAEKMIADVIIIREEAQQTAQREDASEVFGSLLAKIEELEKGANSWESKLSQRIPFLASGTNEPPSSNDLDTIAAVPPHLTLASSSSAPPMTPPISRSNTPQQTSAHGVNIDGANSADLDLASVDRSAKAAVNDQVLAVGSHIAHCKSVCRSAILGMWEYRYQEGTTGLGKGISSWLDFCEKTGSTLDDIADRIDAQPVSHDLAQVTAQEVEDILVSFKEYTAEHKRILRAQLERMEDIFNALPRWRVEEGSQDNCERWEISKRISKDAVENALGKAGDIVATGEALLVKIRYQTEVTANQQQVIPDTPIPPTNTPDVLEPCVVADDISSSILETPNNDLDLLERLRKQLDNLQVEEIVHPIISKPTWTLTSRHLPTQKTAERMTKILGDISGSAQSLVDSSSHVILSDAKNLKQSLTSRELLIPRLERLVQVDGAIEACDDAHSQLLDKIDHYAEQKELLEEAARDAKQALDYVLECSVPVNDDSRVRREVKRLTDTKKDLEILVEECLHPEKLKEECVQDAVSEISRSESELSFVSTVNSFNPTPSVSKLPRLPNSLLKPSTRSTSSPQRTPRRLSSNIFASQWNNGHRVVSDTPTYVLENKSQSIANLHRHRASPSSDSTPSAIPTLPDSDLRARKSSIPRRARLSNASSIVSPSVATPQSAKAIPKLKRTRHLVPSAQSKVKEYVPNSRSKLDVAIGKVINKLDIDIPIRPVNQGILGSNSEWQDLSGQYWIGFEGRAKLCFCRILRSRTVMVRVGGGWVELSKYLLDHFTEMMDSFPQPTTAAPSLHRSCSSAISLFNVSSPVPITSASFPSHSALSSLPKDRLTDSKPAMHIEYNRTTPLHRAVPFLESPRQSLSPQKAQDNLESVPSTPRTPSSTGRNATFSSTSPLSPSVTLPSGVGSPFVALQFMRKAADSPSAREKEKEKLGSKRSSPIKEKSKRNLMA
- a CDS encoding uncharacterized protein (Similar to SGTC gene model, INSD accession EAL18980.1); its protein translation is MLSLSRLKRMPASITKTLPFITTTTVSTSRIPTLSFSHLSRPPYSLYSPRFKSTISHGKGKNKARNHYAPSLSSSNPLSTLQLLNHARYRIAENHVLPRSFHASARRDAIPLIPVGISVVKGASVLTAATAFSRIVISFLPIGTIAAFKMIRLGRWIESGVECPTVSPQAEEFFKMWCEGEKSIKLKPEEANALVESQPDNHGGLTLPDGRVAYSMPLPPSKFRHSSHQDPDIRFDVTPKMLMEHFRGNRRKVAFVIRRRYYIIPPLPSSAEAYYNSLESKQQAEIDSLRRYWLGLKTFKDCFKWGRWFIATVFLLPFLLICGAYIAGLERVPLTGRWRLILLTPEEEDAISTSLAGGNWYRSVINLLTTPERPAPPILPTDDWRWAWAQSVLTRLETAALIECQLIPPEQKPHKEYDSPLPLPPPIYHPFKPRPRASSLLHSVLPGGEPNTGREHLEVGPPYNIMLLQKDEQNAFSYGFGGKKAGGIVVYTGLLDEILRHSSPASQRTPQIETPQLGFLSGLFSTSRTSNQDKQHHIQPTEEQNLHLACILAHEMGHLLLSHHLETLSQQQVLWPSVLGFSMDLIRAFIWPLTVFLGPTVNDALANMGRTSSEELADKYGEIGFQWKHEYEADLAGLRILARAGYDPRAAVSHFQSSVAGLHEIQPDDKADNNTFTGAAFKLWTKATHPSAEQRTDAIRKEIDRWQEEAKKTTQK